The following proteins are encoded in a genomic region of Dyadobacter sp. UC 10:
- a CDS encoding error-prone DNA polymerase → MQYTELQVTTNFSFLRGASHPEELVDQAIRYGYKKIAITDRNTLAGIVRAHSAARGNDFEIIPAARLDLIDGPSLLAYPTDKPAYARLSALLSLGNRRTEKGKCDLYRRDVYEYAEGIKFIAVSPLTLNASFEFEPGFERALREYRSELGTALYLSATRSYVESDIKKFFRLSEISKRLHVPLIATNDVHYHHPERRQLQDIVTCVREKCTIYNAGFRLHQNAERYLKDQQEMLRIFRGYPDAIARTQEIAEACTFTLDSLKYVYPEEITGGERSPLEELTYLVWKGAREFYGDSVPEKVVTAIGHELKFVAEMDFAAYFLTVYDIVRFARERGILCQGRGSAANSTVCFCLGITSVDPTKFDLLFERFISSARNEPPDIDVDFEHERREEVIQYIYQKYGRDRSAIVATVTQLHQKGAVRDVAKAMGMSVDAINRLSSSIWEFTDEWFEGKRISDEGFNANDPHLLKVLDLTRQFMGFPRQLGQHTGGFVITQGKITDLCPIINARMEDRTNIEWNKDDIDTLGFLKIDVLALGMLTCIRKGFDLLKNHYGKTYTLATVPQDDPAVYEMISHADTIGVFQIESRAQQSMLPRLRPKDFYDLVIEVAIVRPGPIQGDMVHPYLRRRNGEEPVEYPSKELEDILGRTLGVPLFQEQAMKIAIVAAGFTPAEADKLRRSMATFKLSGLVTQFEKKLIDGMTGRGYTEEYARRIFKQLEGFGSYGFPESHAASFALLVYVSSWMKCYYPDVFATALLNSQPMGFYQPSQIVIDAQKHGVKVFPVDVNISQWDNTLEELEGKYRTIRLGFRQVKGLSEQDTAALVAGRTVPYTAIHLIRDAGVSQGALEKLADADAFRSIGMDRRQAMWEASALSDRPMGVFKGQQSASEFEAPVELPRLSLSEHVVQDYMSTSLSLKAHPVSFVRSELAAKRVVPTADLSKFRDGMFVRVAGLVLVRQRPGTAGGVCFITIEDESGVANLVVFQSLFETYRKEILRSRLLMVEGKLQIEGEVIHVVVRKCFDMSPLLRQLNQTEQDPDVLTLSRADEKDEYVSQAVNRKTQVRKKSGQLEMFPSGRNFR, encoded by the coding sequence ATGCAGTACACCGAATTACAGGTAACCACCAATTTCAGCTTTCTCCGTGGCGCCTCACATCCCGAGGAACTCGTAGACCAGGCGATCCGCTACGGCTACAAGAAAATAGCGATCACCGACCGCAACACGCTGGCAGGGATCGTGCGCGCACATTCAGCAGCGCGAGGCAACGACTTTGAGATTATCCCGGCCGCACGGCTCGATCTGATCGACGGGCCCAGCCTTTTGGCCTACCCTACTGACAAGCCCGCTTACGCCAGGCTCTCGGCCCTGCTCTCGCTGGGCAACCGGAGGACCGAGAAAGGAAAATGCGACCTCTACCGGCGTGATGTATATGAGTATGCCGAAGGGATCAAGTTTATCGCCGTTTCGCCTTTGACGCTGAATGCTTCCTTCGAATTTGAGCCCGGCTTTGAACGGGCCCTGCGCGAATACCGGTCCGAGCTGGGTACTGCGCTTTATCTTTCCGCCACCCGCTCTTATGTGGAAAGCGATATCAAAAAGTTCTTCCGCCTCTCTGAGATTTCAAAGCGGCTCCATGTGCCACTGATCGCTACCAATGACGTGCATTACCACCATCCCGAACGCCGCCAGTTGCAGGACATCGTTACCTGCGTGCGTGAGAAATGCACGATCTACAATGCGGGCTTCCGGCTGCACCAGAATGCGGAGCGATACCTGAAAGACCAGCAGGAGATGCTGAGGATCTTCCGCGGGTACCCGGATGCCATTGCACGCACGCAGGAAATCGCCGAAGCCTGCACCTTCACGCTGGATAGCCTTAAATATGTCTACCCCGAAGAGATCACCGGTGGCGAGCGTTCCCCGCTGGAAGAGCTTACTTATCTGGTCTGGAAAGGTGCCCGGGAATTTTACGGCGACTCTGTGCCCGAAAAAGTGGTGACCGCCATCGGGCATGAGCTCAAATTCGTCGCCGAGATGGACTTTGCCGCCTATTTTCTGACTGTCTATGATATTGTCCGCTTTGCGCGCGAACGCGGCATCCTATGCCAGGGACGCGGATCTGCCGCCAATTCCACGGTTTGCTTTTGTCTTGGGATCACCAGTGTTGACCCGACCAAATTTGACCTTTTGTTTGAGCGGTTCATTTCATCAGCCAGAAACGAGCCGCCTGATATAGACGTGGACTTTGAACATGAGCGACGTGAAGAAGTAATTCAGTATATCTACCAAAAGTATGGCCGGGACCGGTCAGCGATCGTGGCCACGGTCACCCAGCTGCACCAGAAAGGGGCTGTGCGCGATGTGGCCAAAGCGATGGGCATGTCTGTCGATGCGATCAATAGGCTTTCCAGCTCGATCTGGGAATTTACAGACGAATGGTTTGAAGGAAAACGTATTTCAGACGAGGGTTTTAATGCAAACGACCCGCACCTTTTAAAGGTGCTAGATCTCACGCGGCAGTTCATGGGTTTTCCGCGACAGCTCGGTCAGCATACCGGCGGGTTTGTGATCACTCAGGGCAAGATCACAGACCTTTGCCCGATCATTAATGCGAGAATGGAAGACCGGACCAATATCGAATGGAACAAAGACGATATCGATACGCTGGGCTTTCTGAAAATCGATGTCCTGGCCCTGGGCATGCTCACCTGCATCCGCAAAGGATTTGACCTTTTAAAAAACCACTATGGTAAAACCTACACCCTGGCCACTGTACCGCAGGATGACCCGGCCGTTTATGAGATGATCTCGCATGCCGATACGATCGGCGTCTTTCAGATCGAAAGCCGGGCGCAGCAGTCGATGCTGCCCAGGCTGCGGCCCAAGGATTTTTACGACCTGGTGATCGAGGTGGCTATCGTCCGGCCAGGCCCGATCCAGGGGGATATGGTGCACCCATATTTGAGAAGGCGAAACGGCGAAGAGCCGGTCGAATACCCTTCCAAAGAGCTGGAAGATATTTTAGGCCGCACGCTGGGTGTGCCCCTGTTCCAGGAGCAGGCTATGAAGATTGCGATCGTTGCGGCCGGATTCACCCCTGCCGAAGCGGATAAGCTCAGGCGTAGTATGGCGACCTTTAAGCTGAGCGGGCTTGTAACCCAGTTTGAAAAAAAGCTGATCGATGGCATGACCGGACGTGGGTATACGGAAGAGTATGCTCGCAGGATCTTCAAGCAGCTGGAAGGTTTTGGCAGTTATGGGTTTCCCGAGAGCCATGCGGCCAGCTTCGCTCTGCTGGTATATGTATCCAGCTGGATGAAATGCTACTACCCGGATGTCTTTGCGACAGCGCTATTGAACTCTCAGCCCATGGGCTTTTACCAGCCATCCCAGATTGTCATTGATGCCCAAAAGCATGGGGTGAAGGTATTTCCGGTCGACGTGAACATTTCACAGTGGGACAATACACTGGAAGAGTTAGAAGGGAAATACAGGACTATCAGGCTGGGCTTCCGTCAGGTTAAAGGGCTTTCTGAGCAGGATACCGCGGCTTTGGTAGCCGGGCGGACAGTACCTTACACAGCGATCCATTTGATCCGCGATGCAGGCGTCTCCCAGGGCGCGCTGGAAAAGCTCGCGGACGCGGATGCCTTTCGCTCGATAGGTATGGACAGGCGCCAAGCCATGTGGGAAGCCTCCGCCCTCTCCGACCGGCCGATGGGTGTTTTCAAGGGCCAGCAGTCGGCCAGCGAGTTCGAAGCGCCTGTTGAGCTGCCCAGGCTGTCGCTCTCCGAGCATGTTGTCCAGGACTATATGTCCACATCGCTTTCGCTCAAAGCGCATCCTGTCAGTTTTGTCCGGAGTGAACTTGCAGCTAAACGAGTGGTCCCGACTGCCGACCTGTCCAAATTCCGCGATGGGATGTTTGTCAGGGTGGCAGGGCTGGTACTCGTGCGTCAGCGGCCGGGTACCGCCGGCGGGGTTTGCTTTATCACCATTGAGGACGAATCCGGCGTGGCCAACCTGGTCGTCTTTCAAAGCCTTTTCGAAACGTACCGCAAGGAAATCCTGCGCTCTCGGCTATTGATGGTGGAAGGAAAGCTTCAGATCGAAGGAGAAGTGATCCATGTGGTCGTCAGAAAGTGCTTCGATATGTCGCCATTACTGCGGCAGCTTAACCAGACAGAGCAAGATCCTGATGTGCTCACACTCTCACGGGCCGATGAAAAGGATGAATATGTTTCCCAGGCGGTTAACCGTAAAACCCAGGTCAGAAAGAAGTCCGGGCAATTGGAAATGTTTCCCTCTGGCCGTAATTTCCGTTAA
- a CDS encoding Y-family DNA polymerase, with protein sequence MKRYVAIWFRHLLVDRVQLRQPELAEKPFVLAAKERGRMLVKAASRDAQKLGIETGMVLADARAVQPDLEVFDYDPLLAEKLLLALAEWTIRYSPLVAVDLPDGLILDGTGCPHLWGSETAYLKDIASRLKASGFDVRTAMADTIGTAWAVSRYSRAFPIIAPGEQLAAILQLPPRALRLETAVVDKMQKLGLYQIKSFIYMPPSVLRRRFGQATLEQIGKALGNVHEAFEPVCPVEPYQERLSSLEPIRTATGIEIAIQKLLEKLCERLVKDGKGLRQAVLRCYRIDGEIQQVQIGTSGPSCSATHLFKLFELKISSIEPALGIELFVMEAPVVEHLGNAQEALWDLSSANKMTAIAELLDRLSARTGSGVIHRYLPAQHHWPERAITEAVSLTDQPQTDWRTDQHRPVQLLAEPERIIVTAPVPDYPPMLFRYKGEIHRIRKADGPSRIEQEWWISDGLHRDYYSVEDEQGGRYWIFRLGHYGEDINPEWFIHGFFA encoded by the coding sequence ATGAAAAGATATGTGGCTATATGGTTCCGTCACCTGCTGGTAGACCGGGTCCAGCTCCGGCAGCCGGAGCTGGCAGAAAAACCTTTCGTTCTGGCTGCCAAAGAGCGCGGCCGGATGCTGGTCAAAGCGGCGAGCCGCGATGCGCAAAAACTGGGCATAGAGACCGGCATGGTGCTCGCCGACGCGCGCGCAGTGCAGCCCGACCTGGAAGTGTTCGACTACGATCCGCTACTGGCAGAAAAGCTCCTTTTGGCCCTTGCAGAATGGACGATCCGTTATTCGCCGCTGGTAGCAGTTGATTTACCTGACGGGCTGATCCTGGACGGCACCGGCTGCCCGCACCTGTGGGGGAGCGAAACCGCCTATCTGAAAGATATCGCATCTCGGCTGAAAGCCTCAGGCTTTGACGTCAGAACGGCAATGGCTGACACGATCGGGACAGCCTGGGCGGTGTCCCGCTACTCGCGGGCCTTCCCGATCATCGCTCCTGGTGAACAGCTCGCTGCGATTTTGCAGCTGCCTCCGCGTGCACTGCGACTGGAAACAGCTGTTGTGGACAAAATGCAGAAGTTGGGCCTATACCAGATCAAAAGCTTTATCTATATGCCGCCTTCTGTGCTGCGCCGCAGGTTTGGCCAGGCTACATTGGAACAGATCGGAAAGGCCCTGGGCAATGTTCACGAGGCCTTTGAGCCGGTATGTCCTGTGGAGCCTTACCAGGAAAGGCTTTCCAGCCTGGAACCGATCCGGACTGCTACCGGTATTGAGATCGCCATACAGAAGCTGCTTGAAAAACTATGTGAAAGGCTGGTCAAAGATGGCAAAGGTCTGCGGCAGGCCGTGCTGCGATGCTACCGGATCGATGGCGAAATCCAGCAGGTACAGATCGGCACCAGCGGTCCCTCATGCAGCGCTACGCATCTGTTCAAGCTTTTCGAGCTTAAAATTTCCAGCATCGAACCCGCCCTGGGCATAGAGCTCTTTGTAATGGAAGCACCCGTTGTTGAGCATTTGGGCAATGCGCAGGAGGCCCTCTGGGATTTAAGCAGTGCGAACAAAATGACAGCGATTGCAGAGCTGCTTGACCGGCTCAGTGCCCGCACTGGCTCAGGTGTCATCCACCGCTACCTGCCTGCCCAGCACCACTGGCCGGAGCGCGCGATCACAGAGGCCGTCTCACTGACCGATCAGCCACAAACCGACTGGCGGACCGACCAGCACCGGCCGGTACAACTGCTCGCCGAGCCTGAACGGATCATTGTTACCGCCCCGGTACCGGATTACCCACCAATGCTCTTCCGCTACAAAGGCGAGATCCACCGGATCAGGAAGGCAGACGGCCCCAGCCGTATCGAGCAGGAATGGTGGATCTCAGACGGTCTTCACCGCGACTACTACTCAGTCGAAGACGAGCAGGGAGGCCGCTACTGGATCTTCCGGCTTGGGCACTATGGTGAAGATATTAATCCGGAGTGGTTCATTCACGGCTTTTTCGCATAA
- a CDS encoding ImuA family protein translates to METALTKSELVARLRSDILSMQGFRTTNLGTKQNDFGLGPVMKAFPQGVFPRAGMHEFISSSPEQIAATSGFMAALAAKMMKENGLCVWVGRHRTVYPFALSQFGVSPDRVIFVDLKKDKDLLWAIEEALKCDALSAVVGEIKELNLTESRRLQLTVEESKVTGLLHRVSPRLSNPVAAVCRWRISPLPGVADQVLPGIGYPRWQVTIEKVRHGEPGSWPLEFRGGSFELIGQPAPAEEYISRVG, encoded by the coding sequence ATGGAAACTGCATTGACTAAAAGTGAGCTGGTTGCCAGGCTGCGAAGCGATATCCTCTCTATGCAGGGTTTCCGTACAACAAACCTCGGCACAAAACAGAACGATTTCGGCCTGGGGCCGGTAATGAAGGCCTTTCCCCAGGGCGTGTTCCCGCGTGCCGGCATGCACGAGTTTATCAGCAGCTCCCCTGAGCAAATCGCGGCTACCTCGGGTTTTATGGCTGCTTTGGCTGCTAAAATGATGAAAGAGAATGGACTTTGCGTATGGGTCGGTCGTCATCGTACAGTATACCCCTTTGCGTTGAGCCAATTCGGGGTATCGCCAGACCGGGTGATCTTTGTTGACCTGAAAAAGGACAAGGACCTGTTATGGGCGATCGAGGAAGCGCTCAAATGTGATGCGCTGTCTGCCGTCGTGGGCGAGATCAAAGAATTAAACCTGACCGAATCCAGAAGATTACAGCTTACCGTCGAAGAAAGCAAGGTGACTGGCCTGTTGCACCGGGTCTCGCCCCGTCTTTCGAATCCTGTGGCCGCCGTATGCCGGTGGCGGATCAGCCCGCTTCCCGGCGTTGCTGATCAGGTGCTTCCCGGGATCGGGTATCCGCGCTGGCAAGTGACAATCGAGAAAGTACGCCACGGGGAGCCAGGAAGCTGGCCTCTGGAGTTTCGCGGTGGCAGCTTCGAGCTGATCGGCCAGCCTGCGCCGGCAGAAGAATACATATCAAGGGTTGGATAG
- a CDS encoding Crp/Fnr family transcriptional regulator — protein MSKELFFQQIRRYYPVSQAAESAWGALLRAKTYEKGGYLIKEGQIPDKVSFICKGLAYQSYFPDDGEMIIKYFFPENRLAASVIATMTRMPSRFSIVAMEETAVLEYDFAEFKKLVERHSDLALFYINYLERHWVIEKEPLEISFRTDTATKRYKDFLLSHGHIIPRLKKYHIASYLGITATQLSRITSEK, from the coding sequence ATGAGTAAGGAGCTCTTTTTTCAACAAATTCGTAGGTATTATCCTGTTTCCCAGGCAGCGGAGTCTGCATGGGGCGCCTTGCTGAGGGCAAAGACCTATGAAAAGGGGGGGTATCTGATTAAAGAAGGACAGATCCCCGATAAAGTATCCTTTATTTGCAAAGGGTTGGCATATCAATCGTATTTCCCGGACGATGGGGAAATGATTATCAAATATTTTTTTCCGGAAAACAGGCTTGCGGCGTCTGTTATTGCGACAATGACGCGGATGCCAAGCCGCTTCTCTATCGTTGCTATGGAGGAAACTGCTGTTTTGGAGTATGACTTTGCCGAGTTTAAAAAACTGGTAGAAAGACACAGTGACTTAGCACTGTTTTATATAAACTATCTTGAAAGACATTGGGTAATCGAAAAAGAGCCGCTTGAAATTTCCTTTCGAACAGATACGGCAACCAAGAGATACAAGGACTTTTTGTTGTCGCACGGGCACATTATCCCTCGCCTAAAAAAATATCATATCGCTTCTTATTTGGGGATAACGGCTACTCAATTAAGCCGGATCACGTCTGAAAAATAA
- a CDS encoding DUF1801 domain-containing protein gives MASSKVNDFLAGLNHPMKQEMIAIRQLIMEVDPSITEEVKWGGPSFYYKGDIATFSPRVKDQAVLVFHQGEMLAGRTVLEPAPKGKAYARFNNMADIETKREDLKAVIREWIQLMEKN, from the coding sequence ATGGCATCGTCAAAAGTAAACGATTTTCTGGCTGGGCTCAATCATCCAATGAAGCAGGAAATGATAGCAATCCGGCAACTGATTATGGAGGTTGATCCCTCGATAACCGAAGAGGTAAAATGGGGCGGCCCCAGCTTCTATTACAAAGGTGATATTGCTACATTCAGCCCGCGGGTTAAGGACCAGGCTGTACTTGTTTTTCATCAAGGGGAAATGCTGGCAGGGCGCACAGTGCTGGAACCGGCGCCAAAAGGAAAAGCATATGCAAGGTTTAACAATATGGCCGACATAGAAACCAAACGCGAAGATTTGAAGGCAGTCATCAGAGAATGGATTCAGCTGATGGAAAAAAACTAG
- a CDS encoding bifunctional transcriptional activator/DNA repair enzyme AdaA, whose product MYQAIVEKDSRFEGLFYTAVKTTGIFCRPTCTARKPKKENVEFFKSSLEAFKKGYRPCKVCKPLENLNQTPEPIRLLMNELSRDPSVRFKDADLVAKGLEPHSIRRWFIKNHQMSFHAYQRMYRINSAFKNIQQGTPVTSAAFDSGFESLSGFADSYKKIFGFSPKKGRVQQVIDLKRIETPLGTMIACAVREGVCLLEFSDRKMLETEFKLLSKAMNATIVQGKNEHFQILEQQLEEYFNGRRSCFTVPLVTPGSDFQNLVWTALRDIPYGQTRTYRQQAAMIARPEALRAVANANGMNKISILIPCHRVIGSDGTLTGYGGGLWRKQWLLEMESASK is encoded by the coding sequence ATGTATCAAGCGATAGTGGAAAAAGATAGCCGGTTTGAAGGGCTCTTTTATACCGCTGTCAAAACCACCGGCATTTTCTGTCGCCCTACCTGCACCGCACGCAAGCCGAAAAAAGAGAATGTCGAATTCTTTAAGTCTTCACTGGAAGCATTCAAAAAAGGATACCGGCCCTGCAAGGTTTGCAAGCCCCTGGAAAACCTGAACCAAACACCCGAGCCGATCAGGCTTTTGATGAACGAATTGAGCCGCGACCCGTCTGTCAGGTTTAAAGATGCGGACCTGGTAGCAAAAGGGCTCGAACCTCATTCGATTAGAAGGTGGTTTATAAAAAACCATCAAATGAGCTTCCATGCCTATCAGAGAATGTACCGGATCAATTCAGCGTTCAAAAACATCCAGCAAGGTACGCCGGTAACTTCTGCTGCATTCGATTCAGGATTTGAGTCCCTGAGCGGTTTTGCTGATTCGTATAAAAAGATCTTCGGCTTTTCTCCCAAAAAAGGCAGGGTGCAGCAGGTGATAGATCTCAAACGGATCGAAACGCCGCTGGGTACCATGATTGCGTGCGCAGTCAGGGAAGGGGTTTGCCTGTTGGAGTTCTCTGACCGGAAAATGCTTGAAACCGAGTTTAAATTGCTTTCAAAGGCCATGAACGCAACCATTGTCCAGGGTAAGAACGAACACTTTCAGATCCTGGAACAGCAGCTCGAAGAATATTTTAACGGGCGGCGAAGCTGTTTCACCGTTCCGCTTGTAACACCGGGATCGGATTTTCAAAACCTGGTTTGGACCGCATTGCGCGATATCCCTTACGGACAAACCCGGACATACCGGCAACAAGCGGCAATGATCGCGCGGCCTGAGGCATTACGTGCAGTAGCGAACGCAAACGGTATGAACAAAATCTCCATCCTTATTCCCTGCCACCGGGTTATCGGTAGCGACGGAACGTTGACAGGCTACGGTGGGGGCTTATGGCGGAAACAGTGGCTGCTCGAAATGGAAAGCGCCAGCAAATAA
- a CDS encoding helix-turn-helix domain-containing protein yields MEETFLRDGEYLLRVMNLNAEQLSTPVQYAAYSILFVQEGNGRYQADFGSFEYSGPVLLFSTPLQVIHIQQDRPSPVIMLQFHGDFYCIEYHRKEVACNGLLFNNVYIQPCLPVSERDAFVLANLLGDIDEEFRQDSPSEIVLRAYLQLLLAKSSSIKLKLIENQGEPAIKDEQMELFRQLVEQRFLDLHKPGDYAKMLAMSPNNLSKRCSRYFRKTPSQLIQERIVLEAKKRLHLTRQSIKEIAFALKFRDEYYFSRFFKKVTKVSPQTFRTKTGISIVADLSMP; encoded by the coding sequence ATGGAGGAAACATTTTTAAGGGATGGGGAATACCTGCTCAGAGTAATGAATTTAAATGCCGAGCAGCTGAGCACTCCTGTGCAATACGCAGCGTATTCGATCCTGTTTGTTCAGGAAGGGAACGGTAGGTACCAGGCTGATTTTGGCTCTTTTGAATACAGCGGGCCTGTCTTGCTATTCTCTACTCCTTTGCAGGTTATACACATTCAGCAGGACAGGCCGTCACCGGTAATTATGCTGCAATTTCACGGAGATTTCTACTGCATTGAATACCATCGAAAGGAAGTTGCCTGTAATGGTTTGCTTTTCAACAACGTTTACATACAGCCGTGCCTGCCTGTCAGCGAGAGGGATGCTTTTGTCCTGGCCAATCTGCTCGGTGACATTGATGAGGAATTCAGGCAGGATTCACCTTCCGAAATTGTATTAAGAGCATACCTGCAATTGCTTCTGGCCAAATCCAGCAGCATTAAATTGAAACTGATTGAAAACCAAGGCGAGCCGGCGATAAAGGATGAGCAGATGGAGCTGTTCCGGCAGCTGGTGGAGCAGCGTTTCCTGGACCTTCACAAGCCTGGTGACTATGCGAAAATGCTCGCCATGTCGCCTAATAATCTATCCAAACGCTGCAGCAGGTATTTCAGAAAGACCCCCTCGCAGCTGATCCAGGAACGGATCGTGCTGGAAGCCAAGAAGCGGCTGCATTTGACCCGGCAAAGCATCAAGGAAATTGCTTTTGCGCTCAAATTCAGGGACGAGTACTATTTCAGCCGGTTTTTCAAGAAGGTGACCAAAGTGTCGCCACAGACTTTCCGTACAAAAACCGGCATATCGATCGTGGCAGATTTGTCCATGCCTTAG
- a CDS encoding DUF417 family protein: MKAPIIRSIANLDQLGRKLVRFGIVVVFLWIGGLKFFTYEADGIVPFVANSPFMSFFYENPGDYKSHMNKEGELIAANHQWHIENNTYGFSYGLGTFLVLMAVLVALYKVAPLPSLVASALIGIMTLGTLSFLITTPESWVPNLGDAQWGFPYLSGRGRLVIKDLVILGGTIITMSETARFYLDRQSEKLF; this comes from the coding sequence ATGAAAGCTCCAATCATTCGCAGTATCGCCAATCTCGACCAGCTGGGCAGAAAACTTGTCCGCTTTGGTATCGTCGTAGTTTTTCTCTGGATAGGAGGACTCAAATTTTTTACCTACGAGGCCGATGGCATCGTTCCGTTTGTGGCCAATAGTCCCTTCATGTCGTTTTTCTACGAAAATCCAGGTGATTACAAATCGCATATGAACAAGGAAGGCGAGCTCATCGCCGCCAACCATCAATGGCATATCGAAAACAATACTTACGGTTTCTCCTATGGATTGGGGACGTTTCTGGTTTTGATGGCCGTTTTGGTTGCGCTATATAAAGTTGCGCCGCTGCCTAGCCTGGTGGCAAGTGCGCTTATTGGCATCATGACGCTGGGTACGCTTTCGTTTCTGATAACTACACCCGAAAGCTGGGTGCCCAATCTGGGCGATGCGCAGTGGGGATTTCCATACCTTTCCGGACGTGGGCGGCTGGTCATTAAAGACCTGGTGATACTTGGCGGAACGATCATCACCATGAGCGAAACCGCAAGGTTCTACCTGGACCGTCAGAGCGAAAAACTTTTTTGA